The Rhinolophus ferrumequinum isolate MPI-CBG mRhiFer1 chromosome 19, mRhiFer1_v1.p, whole genome shotgun sequence genome has a segment encoding these proteins:
- the AQP4 gene encoding aquaporin-4 isoform X2, with product MVAFKGVWTQAFWKAVTAEFLAMLIFVLLSLGSTINWGGTEKPLPVDMVLISLCFGLSIATMVQCFGHISGGHINPAVTVAMVCTKKISIAKSVFYIAAQCLGAIIGAGILYLVTPPSVVGGLGVTTVHGNLTAGHGLLVELIITFQLVFTIFASCDSKRTDVTGSIALAIGFSVAIGHLFAINYTGASMNPARSFGPAVIMGNWENHWIYWVGPIIGAVLAGGLYEYVFCPDVELKRRFKEAFSKAAQQTKGSYMEVEDNRSQVETDDLILKPGVVHVIDIDRGEEKKGKDPSGEVLSSV from the exons ATGGTGGCTTTCAAAGGGGTCTGGACTCAAGCTTTCTGGAAGGCAGTCACAGCGGAATTTCTGGCCATGCTTATTTTTGTTCTCCTCAGCCTCGGATCCACCATCAACTGGGGTGGAACTGAAAAGCCCTTACCCGTTGACATGGTCCTCATCTCCCTTTGCTTTGGACTCAGCATTGCAACTATGGTGCAGTGCTTCGGCCACATCAGTGGTGGCCACATCAACCCTGCTGTGACGGTGGCCATGGTGTGCACCAAGAAGATTAGCATCGCCAAGTCTGTCTTCTACATTGCAGCTCAGTGCCTGGGCGCCATCATCGGAGCGGGGATTCTCTACCTCGTCACACCTCCCAGTGTGGTGGGAGGCTTGGGGGTCACCACG GTCCATGGAAATCTTACTGCTGGCCATGGTCTCCTGGTGGAGTTGATAATCACATTTCAGTTGGTGTTTACTATTTTTGCCAGCTGTGATTCCAAACGCACTGATGTCACGGGTTCAATAGCTTTAGCAATTGGATTTTCTGTTGCAATTGGACATTTATTTGCA ATCAATTACACTGGTGCCAGCATGAACCCCGCCCGATCCTTTGGACCTGCAGTTATCATGGGCAATTGGGAAAACCACTGG ATATATTGGGTTGGACCAATAATAGGAGCTGTCCTGGCCGGTGGACTTTATGAGTATGTCTTCTGTCCAGATGTTGAACTCAAACGTCGTTTTAAAGAAGCCTTCAGCAAAGCAGCCCAGCAAACAAAAGGGAGCTACATGGAGGTAGAGGACAACAGAAGTCAGGTAGAGACCGACGACTTGATTCTAAAACCTGGGGTGGTGCACGTGATTGACATTGACCGAGGtgaggagaagaaggggaaggaccCATCTGGAGAGGTGTTGTCTTCAGTATGA
- the AQP4 gene encoding aquaporin-4 isoform X1 → MSDRPAARRWGKCGPLCRRESIMVAFKGVWTQAFWKAVTAEFLAMLIFVLLSLGSTINWGGTEKPLPVDMVLISLCFGLSIATMVQCFGHISGGHINPAVTVAMVCTKKISIAKSVFYIAAQCLGAIIGAGILYLVTPPSVVGGLGVTTVHGNLTAGHGLLVELIITFQLVFTIFASCDSKRTDVTGSIALAIGFSVAIGHLFAINYTGASMNPARSFGPAVIMGNWENHWIYWVGPIIGAVLAGGLYEYVFCPDVELKRRFKEAFSKAAQQTKGSYMEVEDNRSQVETDDLILKPGVVHVIDIDRGEEKKGKDPSGEVLSSV, encoded by the exons ATGAGTGACAGACCCGCAGCAAGGCGGTGGGG taaGTGTGGACCGTTGTGTAGAAGAGAAAGCATCATGGTGGCTTTCAAAGGGGTCTGGACTCAAGCTTTCTGGAAGGCAGTCACAGCGGAATTTCTGGCCATGCTTATTTTTGTTCTCCTCAGCCTCGGATCCACCATCAACTGGGGTGGAACTGAAAAGCCCTTACCCGTTGACATGGTCCTCATCTCCCTTTGCTTTGGACTCAGCATTGCAACTATGGTGCAGTGCTTCGGCCACATCAGTGGTGGCCACATCAACCCTGCTGTGACGGTGGCCATGGTGTGCACCAAGAAGATTAGCATCGCCAAGTCTGTCTTCTACATTGCAGCTCAGTGCCTGGGCGCCATCATCGGAGCGGGGATTCTCTACCTCGTCACACCTCCCAGTGTGGTGGGAGGCTTGGGGGTCACCACG GTCCATGGAAATCTTACTGCTGGCCATGGTCTCCTGGTGGAGTTGATAATCACATTTCAGTTGGTGTTTACTATTTTTGCCAGCTGTGATTCCAAACGCACTGATGTCACGGGTTCAATAGCTTTAGCAATTGGATTTTCTGTTGCAATTGGACATTTATTTGCA ATCAATTACACTGGTGCCAGCATGAACCCCGCCCGATCCTTTGGACCTGCAGTTATCATGGGCAATTGGGAAAACCACTGG ATATATTGGGTTGGACCAATAATAGGAGCTGTCCTGGCCGGTGGACTTTATGAGTATGTCTTCTGTCCAGATGTTGAACTCAAACGTCGTTTTAAAGAAGCCTTCAGCAAAGCAGCCCAGCAAACAAAAGGGAGCTACATGGAGGTAGAGGACAACAGAAGTCAGGTAGAGACCGACGACTTGATTCTAAAACCTGGGGTGGTGCACGTGATTGACATTGACCGAGGtgaggagaagaaggggaaggaccCATCTGGAGAGGTGTTGTCTTCAGTATGA